A genomic segment from Limibacillus halophilus encodes:
- the topA gene encoding type I DNA topoisomerase codes for MTASKHVVVVESPAKAKTINRYLGSDFDVVASYGHVRDLPAKDGSVDPAQDFSMVWQVDGRGEKRLKDIAARVRGADTLYLATDPDREGEAISWHIAEELKRRRVLKDVKIQRVVFNEITKKAVQAAFENPRDLDHHLVDAYLARRALDYLVGFTLSPVLWRKLPGSRSAGRVQSVALRLISEREAEIEVFRAQEYWSLAASLKSAEGETFKARLTHLDGQKLDRLDIANKVAADAALAVLRAAPTVEVTTLEQKQVRRHPQPPFTTSTLQQEASRKLGLSASNTMRIAQKLYEGITLDGETVGLITYMRTDGVQLSGDAIAAARSVVAADFGDAYLPSSPRVYKTKAKNAQEAHEAIRPTDLRRNSKFLSRYLDRDELRLYDLIWKRTLASQMESARLNQTAVDLAVPGGRALLRANGTVVQFDGFLKLYEEGRDDAQDDEGSARLPALAQGETCQMVEAEAEQHFTQPPPRYSEASLIKKLEELGIGRPSTYTSILQVLQDRNYVRLEKRRFLPEDRGRLVTAFLSSFFKRYVEYDFTANLENQLDDISGGRIDWKAVLREFWEAFDTAIGGTKDLKISDVINALDEDLGPHFFPIDAESPDRDPRLCPSCNEGRLGLRLGKTGGFIGCSKYPDCRYTRPLAVPGSESENGNGDVTGQPRTLGEDPNSGLPVSLRQGPFGLYVQLGEGGKGEKPKRSSLPKGMDVNALDLEKALALLSLPREIGKHPEDGEMVTAGLGRFGPYIKHGPRFVSLPVGDDVLSVGLNRAVTILAEAPQKGKSAAGPLKTLGTHPDGGEVTLHSGRYGPYVKHGKVNATLPRGEDKDTVTLDRAIELVAKQAAKKPSKSAPAKSKAAKAKTTKAKSTKARPKKG; via the coding sequence ATGACTGCTTCTAAACACGTCGTTGTTGTCGAATCGCCGGCCAAAGCCAAAACCATCAACCGTTATCTCGGTAGCGATTTCGATGTTGTGGCCAGCTATGGGCATGTGCGCGATCTTCCGGCCAAGGATGGATCGGTCGATCCCGCCCAGGATTTTTCGATGGTTTGGCAGGTCGATGGGCGTGGCGAGAAGCGTCTCAAAGACATTGCGGCCCGTGTTCGTGGCGCCGATACGTTGTATCTGGCAACCGACCCGGACAGGGAAGGGGAGGCTATTTCCTGGCACATCGCCGAGGAGTTAAAACGTCGACGGGTGCTCAAGGACGTGAAGATTCAGCGCGTCGTGTTCAACGAGATCACGAAGAAAGCAGTGCAGGCTGCCTTTGAGAATCCTCGTGATCTCGATCACCACCTCGTCGATGCCTATCTTGCCCGGCGCGCTCTGGATTACCTGGTTGGCTTCACGCTTTCGCCGGTCCTGTGGCGCAAGTTGCCCGGCAGTCGATCGGCAGGCCGGGTGCAATCCGTCGCTCTGCGGCTCATCTCTGAGCGAGAAGCGGAGATTGAGGTTTTCCGGGCCCAGGAATACTGGAGCCTAGCTGCATCGTTGAAGAGCGCCGAGGGCGAAACCTTCAAGGCGCGCTTGACTCACCTCGACGGACAAAAGCTCGATCGCCTGGACATTGCCAACAAGGTTGCAGCAGACGCCGCGCTGGCGGTTCTGCGTGCCGCACCTACGGTCGAGGTCACCACCCTCGAGCAAAAGCAGGTGCGCCGCCACCCACAGCCGCCCTTCACGACATCGACGCTTCAGCAGGAAGCGTCCCGTAAACTGGGTCTTAGCGCATCCAATACCATGCGCATTGCTCAGAAGCTCTACGAAGGCATAACGCTGGACGGTGAGACCGTGGGTTTGATTACCTACATGAGAACCGACGGTGTGCAGCTTTCCGGAGACGCTATCGCCGCAGCGCGCTCGGTGGTCGCTGCGGATTTTGGCGATGCTTACCTGCCTTCCAGCCCCAGGGTCTACAAGACAAAAGCGAAGAACGCCCAGGAAGCGCACGAAGCGATCCGTCCGACCGATCTGCGCCGTAATTCCAAGTTCCTGTCCCGCTACCTGGATCGCGATGAATTACGCCTGTATGACCTAATCTGGAAGCGCACCCTAGCGAGCCAGATGGAGAGCGCCCGATTGAATCAGACGGCTGTCGATCTGGCTGTACCCGGTGGGCGCGCACTTTTGCGCGCCAACGGCACCGTGGTTCAGTTCGATGGATTCTTGAAGCTGTACGAAGAGGGCCGGGACGACGCGCAGGATGACGAGGGATCGGCGCGCTTGCCCGCATTGGCGCAAGGCGAAACCTGCCAAATGGTCGAAGCCGAGGCCGAGCAGCATTTCACACAGCCGCCGCCACGCTATTCGGAAGCCAGTTTGATCAAGAAGCTTGAGGAGTTGGGGATCGGTCGTCCTTCCACCTACACTTCGATCCTGCAGGTGCTTCAGGACCGCAACTATGTCCGCCTGGAGAAACGACGTTTCCTGCCGGAAGACCGGGGTCGCTTGGTAACCGCCTTTTTAAGTAGCTTCTTCAAACGCTATGTCGAGTACGACTTTACCGCGAACCTTGAAAACCAGCTTGATGATATTTCTGGCGGACGGATCGACTGGAAAGCGGTTTTGCGGGAGTTTTGGGAGGCTTTCGATACCGCAATCGGCGGAACGAAGGATCTAAAAATTTCCGACGTGATCAATGCTTTGGACGAAGATCTAGGGCCGCACTTCTTTCCAATTGATGCGGAAAGTCCGGACCGCGATCCGCGCCTCTGCCCGTCGTGCAACGAGGGCCGATTGGGGCTCAGGCTCGGCAAGACCGGCGGCTTCATAGGTTGTTCAAAGTACCCGGATTGCCGTTACACCCGCCCCCTGGCCGTACCGGGGAGCGAATCCGAGAATGGCAACGGCGATGTGACAGGTCAGCCGCGCACATTGGGCGAGGACCCGAATAGTGGGTTGCCCGTAAGCCTGCGCCAGGGGCCGTTTGGGCTCTACGTCCAGCTTGGCGAAGGCGGGAAGGGCGAGAAGCCCAAGCGCTCGTCTCTACCAAAGGGCATGGACGTCAATGCGCTTGATCTCGAAAAAGCGCTGGCGCTTTTGTCGCTGCCCAGGGAGATCGGCAAACACCCTGAGGATGGGGAGATGGTGACGGCAGGACTCGGACGCTTCGGACCTTACATCAAGCACGGTCCCCGCTTCGTGTCGCTGCCGGTTGGCGATGATGTTCTGAGTGTGGGTTTGAATCGCGCCGTTACGATCCTGGCGGAGGCTCCGCAGAAGGGAAAATCGGCTGCCGGTCCCTTGAAGACTTTGGGCACGCACCCTGATGGCGGCGAAGTAACCTTGCATAGCGGGCGTTACGGGCCTTATGTCAAGCACGGCAAGGTGAACGCCACTTTGCCGCGTGGTGAAGACAAGGATACCGTAACACTCGACCGCGCAATTGAACTCGTAGCGAAGCAAGCCGCGAAAAAGCCGTCGAAAAGCGCTCCCGCGAAGTCCAAGGCCGCTAAGGCCAAGACCACCAAAGCAAAATCCACAAAAGCCAGGCCCAAAAAGGGCTGA
- the dprA gene encoding DNA-processing protein DprA: MTGRRSLSQQERLEWLRLIRSENVGPVTFKQLLQKFGSANRALERLPELARRGGRRKPIRVPTGGEIAKEADRLDKLGGCLLCSCEPDYPAPLVAIDDAPPVLSLLGHQHLLARPAVAVVGARNASINGRRLARDVSAGLAEAGYLVVSGMARGIDTAAHEAALPIGTAAVVAGGVDIVYPEENRPLYENICQSGVVLAEQPLGTEPQARHFPRRNRIVSGLSLGVIIVEAAPRSGSLITARFALEQGREVFAVPGSPLDPRARGANALLKQGAVVTENAEDILVVLSKISDVPLAEPTGGDFQPGIPSEPDEPLLKNARSELLLLLSPTPVAVDELLRECQFSPSVVATVLLELELAGRLERHPGNRISLIA, encoded by the coding sequence ATGACAGGACGCCGCAGCCTGAGCCAGCAAGAACGCCTCGAATGGTTGCGTTTGATTCGCAGCGAGAATGTCGGACCGGTCACCTTTAAGCAACTCTTGCAGAAATTCGGCAGTGCAAACCGTGCGTTGGAGCGCTTGCCTGAACTGGCGCGCAGGGGCGGTCGTCGCAAGCCGATTCGAGTTCCGACCGGCGGTGAGATCGCGAAAGAGGCCGACAGGCTGGATAAACTCGGAGGGTGCCTACTGTGTAGTTGCGAGCCGGACTACCCGGCACCCTTGGTTGCCATAGATGATGCGCCGCCTGTTCTTTCCCTTCTTGGGCATCAACATTTGCTTGCCCGTCCAGCGGTTGCTGTCGTCGGCGCCCGCAACGCCTCCATCAATGGCCGCAGGCTTGCCCGCGACGTGAGCGCGGGCTTGGCGGAAGCCGGCTACCTGGTTGTTTCGGGAATGGCGCGTGGAATAGATACCGCGGCCCATGAAGCGGCTTTGCCCATTGGGACCGCTGCCGTCGTTGCTGGCGGGGTCGATATCGTCTACCCGGAAGAGAACAGACCACTTTATGAAAATATTTGTCAGAGCGGCGTTGTCCTGGCCGAGCAGCCTTTAGGCACCGAACCTCAGGCGCGGCACTTTCCGCGTCGAAACCGTATAGTTTCCGGACTTTCTCTTGGCGTTATAATCGTCGAGGCGGCGCCCCGTTCGGGTTCACTGATTACCGCCCGTTTTGCTCTTGAGCAAGGGCGCGAAGTTTTCGCAGTGCCAGGGTCTCCGCTGGATCCGAGGGCCAGAGGGGCTAACGCTCTACTGAAGCAAGGAGCCGTTGTCACCGAGAACGCCGAGGATATTCTGGTGGTGCTTTCGAAGATTTCCGACGTACCCTTGGCCGAGCCGACCGGCGGCGATTTCCAGCCGGGTATACCGTCAGAACCCGACGAGCCTTTGCTCAAAAATGCCCGCTCCGAGCTCCTTCTCCTGCTTTCACCTACTCCGGTGGCGGTTGACGAACTGCTCCGCGAATGCCAATTCTCTCCGTCGGTTGTTGCCACGGTGCTACTGGAGCTGGAATTGGCGGGACGTCTGGAACGACATCCCGGCAATCGCATCAGCCTGATTGCCTAG
- the plsY gene encoding glycerol-3-phosphate 1-O-acyltransferase PlsY, whose translation MPDPISWEFAWPYLFSAALGGYLLGSIPFGVLLTRLFGAGDLRKIGSGNIGATNVLRTGRKDLAFLTLLLDGGKGGVAALIAAGWGPDTMLVAGFFAVLGHNFPVWLRFKGGKGVATTLGTLFVVSWPVGLIFAAVWLATAALFRISSLSALLGMAASPIAMWFVTGDLQRMEFAAALAVLAFLRHHENIRRLLRGEEPRIGSKK comes from the coding sequence ATGCCCGATCCAATTTCATGGGAGTTCGCCTGGCCGTACCTCTTTTCCGCGGCCCTGGGCGGTTATCTGCTGGGTTCCATTCCCTTCGGTGTGTTGCTTACAAGGCTGTTTGGGGCGGGTGATCTGCGTAAGATCGGTTCAGGAAACATCGGGGCTACCAATGTCTTGCGGACGGGCCGAAAGGATTTAGCCTTTCTTACGCTGCTGCTGGATGGCGGCAAGGGGGGTGTGGCTGCTTTGATTGCCGCCGGTTGGGGTCCCGATACAATGCTGGTGGCCGGATTCTTTGCCGTTCTGGGGCACAACTTTCCCGTTTGGCTGCGGTTCAAGGGGGGCAAAGGGGTTGCCACGACCCTGGGAACGCTGTTTGTCGTTTCCTGGCCAGTAGGTCTGATTTTCGCAGCCGTGTGGTTGGCCACCGCAGCGCTTTTCCGGATTTCCTCGCTGTCCGCACTGCTTGGAATGGCAGCCAGCCCTATCGCGATGTGGTTTGTAACTGGTGATTTGCAGCGTATGGAGTTTGCCGCCGCACTGGCGGTTCTCGCATTTTTGCGTCATCACGAGAACATTCGAAGGCTGTTGCGTGGTGAAGAGCCGCGTATCGGCTCAAAGAAGTAA
- the pyrC gene encoding dihydroorotase: MTGARDNGRKALINARLLDPASGLDQTGAILIDQGVIQDFGPQLFNDGLPEGIEVFDCKGHCLAPGLVDMRVQLGEPGEEHKETIHTAGLAAAAGGVTSLVVLPNTEPVMDDVSGIEFVARRAREEKLVKVFTYAALTRRLEGREITEIGLLDEYGARGFTDGTKAVADAQVMRRALAYAKAFDQLIIQHPAEPSLSASGQMNSGELATRLGLSGQHPLAEVMMIERDLRLVEMTGSRYHVAHVSTAESVAVIRRAKARGLPVTCDTAPHYFTLNEHGVGDYRTFAKVSPPLRAESDRAAIAEAVADGTIDAIASDHCPQDQDSKRLPFAAAEAGIVGLETLLALSLAPVHRGDATLLGVLAQLTHRPADILRLPVGRLKAGLPADLLLFDLEESWRIDSSRFRSKSKNTPFDNHPVQGRVLRTIVDGRVIFQAE, encoded by the coding sequence ATGACCGGCGCGCGGGATAATGGCCGCAAGGCCTTGATCAATGCGCGCTTGCTCGACCCCGCCAGCGGTCTTGATCAAACGGGTGCGATCTTGATTGATCAGGGTGTCATTCAGGATTTTGGACCACAGTTGTTCAATGACGGGCTGCCCGAGGGAATTGAGGTTTTCGACTGCAAGGGACATTGCTTGGCGCCGGGTTTGGTCGACATGCGTGTGCAGTTGGGCGAACCGGGAGAGGAACACAAGGAAACAATCCATACGGCCGGTTTGGCGGCGGCGGCGGGTGGCGTGACGTCGTTGGTCGTGCTACCGAACACCGAGCCAGTAATGGACGATGTATCGGGGATTGAGTTCGTTGCACGGCGCGCCCGCGAGGAAAAGCTGGTCAAGGTCTTTACTTATGCGGCGCTGACGCGCCGCCTGGAGGGCCGAGAGATCACCGAGATCGGTCTTTTGGACGAGTATGGCGCCAGGGGTTTTACCGATGGCACGAAGGCCGTGGCCGATGCCCAGGTGATGCGGCGCGCCTTGGCCTATGCGAAAGCGTTTGATCAGTTGATCATCCAGCACCCGGCCGAGCCGTCACTGTCAGCCAGCGGTCAAATGAACAGCGGAGAACTGGCGACGCGTTTGGGCCTTTCCGGGCAGCATCCACTGGCCGAAGTCATGATGATCGAGCGTGATCTGCGTCTGGTTGAGATGACCGGTAGCCGCTATCACGTGGCGCATGTTTCGACTGCGGAATCCGTTGCGGTTATCCGTCGGGCCAAAGCGCGCGGTCTGCCGGTGACCTGTGATACGGCCCCGCATTACTTCACACTCAACGAGCATGGGGTGGGTGACTACAGAACCTTTGCGAAGGTCTCTCCACCCTTGCGCGCCGAGAGTGATCGGGCCGCCATCGCCGAGGCCGTAGCCGACGGCACGATCGACGCTATCGCCAGCGACCATTGTCCACAGGATCAGGATTCCAAACGGCTGCCCTTTGCCGCCGCGGAGGCGGGGATTGTGGGGCTGGAGACCTTGTTGGCTTTGTCGTTGGCACCGGTCCATCGCGGCGATGCCACGCTGTTGGGTGTCCTGGCGCAGTTGACTCATCGTCCGGCCGACATACTGCGTTTGCCGGTGGGGCGTCTGAAAGCGGGGTTGCCGGCTGATTTGTTGCTCTTCGATCTGGAAGAGTCCTGGCGGATCGACTCGAGCCGCTTCCGCAGCAAGTCAAAGAACACACCCTTCGACAACCACCCGGTCCAGGGGCGCGTGCTGCGCACCATCGTCGATGGCCGGGTCATTTTTCAGGCCGAATAG
- a CDS encoding aspartate carbamoyltransferase catalytic subunit, translating to MSEEANSLDFSRYPQRHLLGIAERTSDEISFLLDLADRYVVQNRLPGKKLDLLSGRTVINLFFESSTRTRTSFELAAKRLGADVINMSVSTSSIKKGETLIDTAMTLNAMRPDVLVVRHPDSGAVQLLSEKVNCAVINGGDGSHEHPTQALLDALTIRRRVGRLEGLTVAICGDILHSRVARSNIHLLTVMGAHVRLIAPPTLMPSSVERLGVEAFTDMRAGLQGVDIVMMLRLQTERMQGNYVPSIREYFRFYGLDQEKLSLAKPDALVMHPGPMNRGVEIDSELADDLDRSLIRDQVEMGVAVRMACLDVLTRVLRRDAETEAGVGT from the coding sequence ATGAGCGAAGAAGCCAACTCTCTCGATTTCTCGCGCTATCCGCAGCGTCACCTCCTCGGTATTGCCGAGCGGACCTCGGATGAAATCTCGTTTCTTTTGGATCTGGCGGACCGTTACGTCGTGCAGAATCGCCTGCCGGGCAAGAAGCTCGACTTGCTATCCGGCCGTACCGTAATCAATCTTTTTTTTGAATCTTCCACCAGAACCCGAACGTCCTTCGAACTGGCGGCAAAACGCTTGGGCGCGGATGTCATCAACATGTCGGTCTCAACCTCTTCGATCAAGAAGGGGGAAACGCTGATCGACACGGCCATGACGCTCAATGCCATGCGCCCTGATGTGCTGGTGGTGCGCCATCCCGATTCGGGGGCGGTTCAACTGCTCTCGGAGAAAGTGAACTGCGCGGTCATCAACGGCGGTGATGGCTCCCATGAGCATCCAACCCAGGCCTTGCTTGACGCTCTGACGATCCGTCGCCGGGTAGGGCGCTTGGAAGGTCTCACAGTCGCGATTTGCGGCGACATTCTGCACAGCAGGGTGGCGCGCTCGAACATACATCTCCTGACCGTGATGGGAGCCCACGTGCGCCTTATCGCGCCGCCGACACTGATGCCGTCCTCGGTTGAACGTCTGGGGGTCGAGGCATTCACGGACATGCGGGCGGGCCTGCAAGGTGTGGATATCGTCATGATGCTGCGGCTGCAGACAGAACGCATGCAGGGCAACTATGTCCCGTCGATCCGTGAGTATTTTCGCTTCTACGGACTGGACCAGGAGAAACTAAGCCTCGCTAAACCCGACGCTCTGGTGATGCACCCGGGACCCATGAACCGCGGTGTGGAGATCGATAGCGAACTGGCCGACGATCTCGACCGCTCATTGATCCGGGATCAGGTTGAGATGGGTGTCGCCGTTCGCATGGCCTGTCTGGATGTTTTGACCCGCGTGCTGCGCCGCGATGCGGAGACGGAAGCGGGGGTTGGAACATGA
- a CDS encoding CaiB/BaiF CoA transferase family protein, which produces MTAPLDGLKILDLTRILAGPTATQLLGDLGGEVIKIERPGEGDDTRRWGPPFVETKDGVKTAAYFHSANRNKRSVTVDISTAEGQQLLRDLASHCDILVENFKVGGLAKYGLDYPSLRALNEGLIYCSITGFGQTGPYAPRAGYDYLAQGMGGIMSLTGEPDGDPMKVGIGIADIMCGMYAVSAVLAALFHRTRTGRGQYIDLALLDTQVAWLTYEGLNYLTSGREPVRQGSEHPNIVPYRVMPSSDGHFILAVGNDGQFRKFCEYAGCPELPDDPRYLTNSDRVLNRRSLYDRLFEITVTKPLDHWVQGLAALGVPCGPVNTLDRVFADPQVLERGMRLSMPYEAAAKGSIEMIGNPIKFSETEVTYRNAAPSVGADTDKVLTDILGLDETAIAALREKGAI; this is translated from the coding sequence ATGACGGCACCCCTCGACGGGCTAAAAATCCTCGACTTGACCCGTATTCTTGCGGGGCCCACGGCAACCCAGCTGCTGGGCGATCTGGGCGGCGAGGTAATCAAGATCGAACGCCCGGGTGAAGGCGACGATACAAGACGGTGGGGGCCGCCCTTCGTGGAAACCAAGGACGGTGTGAAGACTGCCGCTTACTTTCATTCGGCCAATCGCAACAAGCGCTCTGTGACGGTCGACATCAGCACCGCCGAAGGGCAGCAGCTGCTCCGCGACCTGGCTTCGCATTGCGATATTCTGGTCGAGAACTTCAAGGTCGGAGGACTGGCTAAGTACGGGCTCGATTATCCGTCGCTGCGCGCGCTGAACGAGGGATTGATCTACTGCTCCATCACGGGATTTGGGCAGACCGGCCCCTATGCGCCCAGAGCGGGATATGATTATCTGGCGCAGGGTATGGGCGGGATCATGAGCCTGACGGGCGAACCCGACGGCGATCCCATGAAGGTTGGGATCGGCATCGCCGATATCATGTGCGGCATGTATGCTGTCAGCGCGGTTCTGGCGGCGCTCTTTCACCGTACCCGCACGGGTCGGGGGCAATACATCGATCTGGCGCTTCTGGACACGCAAGTTGCCTGGCTGACCTATGAAGGTCTGAACTATCTGACCTCGGGCAGGGAGCCGGTGCGGCAAGGTAGCGAACATCCCAACATCGTACCCTACCGGGTTATGCCCAGCAGTGACGGGCACTTTATCCTGGCGGTCGGAAATGACGGCCAGTTCCGCAAATTCTGCGAGTACGCGGGCTGCCCTGAACTGCCTGATGATCCTCGCTATCTCACCAATAGCGATCGTGTGCTCAATCGCCGGAGCCTCTACGACCGCCTTTTCGAGATTACCGTCACCAAGCCCCTGGATCACTGGGTCCAGGGTCTGGCGGCACTCGGCGTGCCTTGCGGTCCGGTCAACACACTGGACCGTGTGTTCGCCGATCCTCAGGTGCTGGAGCGCGGCATGCGCCTTTCGATGCCCTATGAAGCAGCCGCGAAGGGAAGCATTGAGATGATCGGCAACCCGATCAAGTTCTCGGAAACCGAAGTTACTTACCGGAATGCCGCACCGTCCGTGGGCGCGGATACGGATAAAGTCCTGACCGATATCCTCGGCCTTGACGAAACGGCGATCGCTGCGTTGCGGGAAAAGGGTGCGATCTAA
- a CDS encoding AEC family transporter: protein MTAMLTVMLAALPVFLLIFFGLFLRRSGLFSADFWATAEKLIYYVFFPCLLVATLARADLELGKVLPLILSIDGAILTMVLLCFGLRTALALPGPRFAAFVQAAVRYNTYLALALAFGLYGEEGLELAAVGVIAIVPLANLISVAVLVRFGERDTGIEPSFIKTLASNPLIVACVLGLLLNVSGIGLPPVIGPMLDILGRAALALGLLSVGATLDFSTLRVSGPQIALTSGLKLLLLPGFTAAGCWFLGVEGTALAVAVLFNAQPTAISSYIMTRHLGGDHNFMATSITAQTALSIATIPLVLAVLL, encoded by the coding sequence ATGACGGCCATGCTGACCGTGATGCTTGCCGCCCTGCCAGTTTTCCTGCTGATCTTTTTTGGTCTGTTCCTGCGTCGGAGCGGGCTGTTCAGCGCTGATTTTTGGGCAACGGCGGAAAAGCTGATCTACTACGTTTTCTTCCCTTGCTTACTGGTGGCAACCCTGGCCAGGGCCGATCTGGAACTTGGCAAGGTGCTGCCGCTGATCCTCTCAATCGATGGCGCTATTCTAACGATGGTGCTGCTGTGCTTTGGTCTGCGGACAGCGTTAGCCTTGCCTGGTCCTCGTTTCGCGGCATTCGTTCAGGCAGCGGTGCGATACAATACCTATCTCGCGTTGGCCCTGGCTTTCGGGCTTTATGGTGAGGAGGGGCTGGAACTGGCGGCCGTGGGTGTGATCGCCATCGTTCCGCTGGCAAACCTCATCTCCGTCGCCGTCTTGGTCCGCTTTGGTGAGCGCGATACAGGGATTGAGCCGTCCTTTATCAAGACGCTGGCCAGTAATCCGCTGATCGTTGCCTGTGTCCTTGGGCTTCTGCTCAATGTCAGCGGTATTGGGTTGCCGCCGGTGATTGGTCCGATGTTGGACATTCTGGGCCGCGCAGCTTTGGCGTTGGGTTTGCTTTCGGTCGGCGCGACGCTGGACTTCTCCACCTTGAGGGTGAGCGGTCCGCAGATTGCGCTGACGTCCGGTTTAAAGCTGTTGCTGCTACCGGGGTTTACGGCGGCAGGGTGCTGGTTTCTGGGCGTCGAAGGGACGGCCTTGGCGGTGGCGGTCCTATTCAACGCACAGCCGACGGCGATCTCCTCCTATATCATGACCCGGCATTTGGGCGGCGATCATAACTTTATGGCGACGAGTATCACGGCGCAGACCGCCCTTTCGATAGCTACCATACCCCTGGTCCTGGCGGTTTTACTGTGA
- a CDS encoding ABC transporter permease: MTTFLIRRMGEILVVLLIMSFVIYSLIGLMPGDPIDLMISADPNLTSADAARLRNLYGLDQPLASRYLAWLGNAVQGDFGFSRLFAAPALEVLLPRLGNTVLLMGLSFVLTLAIAIPLGMLAAARPHSLFDQGVNLLAFAGISVPPFWLAILLMLLFAVTLDWLPASGMGETGDPWWQRARYLILPTLALTLASVGTFLRFTRAAMIEALRQDYIRTARAKGLSEWQLLAGHALRNAMIPVATVVALSFGSLFSGALITETIFGWLGMGKTIFDSIMGNDYNLALVGLLFATAVTLLANLLADLAYAWLDPRITYR, from the coding sequence ATGACCACCTTTCTGATCAGACGTATGGGCGAGATCCTGGTCGTGCTGCTGATCATGTCCTTCGTCATCTACAGCCTGATCGGCCTGATGCCCGGCGACCCCATCGATCTGATGATCAGCGCCGATCCCAACCTGACCTCAGCGGACGCGGCCCGTCTGCGCAATCTCTATGGCCTCGATCAGCCCCTTGCCAGCCGCTATCTGGCTTGGCTGGGGAATGCGGTCCAGGGCGATTTTGGTTTCTCACGCCTCTTCGCAGCGCCGGCGCTTGAGGTCCTCCTGCCGCGTCTTGGCAACACGGTCCTGCTGATGGGGCTTTCCTTCGTTCTGACACTGGCCATCGCCATTCCCCTCGGCATGCTGGCGGCGGCGCGCCCGCACAGCCTTTTCGATCAGGGAGTCAACCTTTTGGCCTTTGCCGGCATTTCGGTACCACCCTTCTGGCTTGCCATCCTTCTGATGCTGCTCTTTGCGGTGACCCTGGACTGGTTGCCCGCCAGCGGCATGGGCGAGACCGGGGACCCCTGGTGGCAGCGCGCCCGCTATTTGATCCTTCCGACACTGGCACTCACCCTGGCCAGTGTCGGTACATTCCTGCGCTTCACGCGGGCAGCCATGATCGAGGCGCTGCGCCAGGACTATATCCGCACCGCCCGCGCCAAGGGACTATCCGAATGGCAACTGCTGGCGGGGCACGCGTTGCGCAATGCCATGATCCCTGTCGCCACGGTCGTGGCACTCTCCTTTGGCTCTCTCTTCTCAGGAGCGTTGATAACCGAGACTATTTTCGGCTGGCTCGGCATGGGGAAAACGATCTTCGATTCCATCATGGGCAACGATTACAACCTGGCGCTGGTCGGCCTTCTTTTCGCGACCGCCGTGACCTTGTTGGCGAACCTGCTGGCCGATCTCGCCTATGCCTGGCTCGACCCAAGGATCACCTACCGATGA
- a CDS encoding ABC transporter permease, with amino-acid sequence MSAPLLAAEARGAAQGLSQGNLLLRRFLAHRMAVVSLFLLIGLASAALAAPLVETWMGITAEDVDLFNRSAGPSAAHPLGTDELGRDLLLRLLYGGRVSLGVGVAAALGAMILGSLIGLLAGFYGGWVDGVLMRFTDGVIALPILPLLIVLAALDPSKLGLPDAWLNSESASFYRIVILIVLVGWTTVARLVRGATLSLRTREFVLAASALGASGPRIMLRHILPNSFSPILVATTLSVGNIILLESVLSFLGLGIQPPTPSWGNMLTNAQDLIYSAPWLAIWPGLLIFVTVIAFNFLGDGLQDALDPRALKK; translated from the coding sequence ATGAGCGCCCCGCTCCTTGCAGCAGAAGCACGCGGCGCAGCGCAAGGGCTGTCCCAAGGCAACCTCTTGTTGCGGCGCTTCCTGGCGCACCGAATGGCGGTGGTCAGCCTTTTCCTTTTGATCGGTCTGGCGTCGGCTGCCCTTGCCGCACCACTCGTGGAAACCTGGATGGGTATCACCGCGGAGGATGTCGACCTCTTCAACCGCAGCGCCGGGCCTTCCGCCGCCCATCCGCTGGGCACGGATGAACTGGGTCGCGACCTGCTGCTGCGCTTGCTCTATGGCGGCCGGGTATCGCTCGGCGTCGGCGTGGCCGCAGCCCTGGGTGCGATGATCCTGGGAAGCCTCATCGGCCTCCTGGCAGGCTTTTACGGCGGCTGGGTCGACGGCGTTCTGATGCGCTTCACCGACGGCGTGATTGCCTTGCCGATCCTGCCGCTACTGATCGTCCTGGCCGCTCTCGACCCCTCGAAACTAGGGCTGCCCGACGCCTGGTTGAACAGCGAGTCGGCCAGCTTCTACCGCATTGTAATCCTGATCGTGCTGGTAGGCTGGACCACGGTTGCGAGATTGGTGCGCGGCGCCACGCTGTCGCTGCGCACCCGCGAGTTCGTCCTGGCCGCCAGCGCCCTGGGAGCGAGCGGTCCGCGCATCATGCTGCGTCACATTCTGCCGAACAGTTTTTCGCCGATCCTGGTCGCCACCACCCTGTCGGTCGGAAATATCATTCTGCTCGAAAGCGTCCTCAGCTTCCTGGGGCTGGGCATCCAGCCGCCAACTCCCTCGTGGGGCAACATGCTGACCAATGCACAGGACCTGATCTACAGCGCGCCCTGGCTGGCGATCTGGCCCGGACTCCTGATCTTCGTCACCGTGATTGCCTTCAACTTCCTGGGCGACGGTCTCCAGGACGCCCTGGACCCGCGAGCGCTCAAGAAATAG